Part of the Paenibacillus sp. FSL R7-0273 genome is shown below.
TTTTTGTGCCGATGTCCATGAAGGGGGACGGGGCCAAAATGTTCGCAATGATGCTGTTCGTTTTCTGCTTCTTTATTTCGGGGTACGAGCATAGTATCGCCAATATGTGTACCTTCGCTATCGCACTGGTGCTGGATCATCCCGGAACCATTTCCTGGGGCGGTGTTGTCCACAATCTGGTGCCGGTTACCCTCGGGAACCTGATCGGCGGCGGTGTGCTGATGGGCGTCATGTACTACTATGTGAACAAGCCGTTTCTGGACAAGGACCCTGGAGATTTGCACTAAATCTAAAGCCTGTACTTAAAAAAAGACCTTGCTCGGGTATCCCGAAGCAAGGTCTTTTTAGTGCTGTTCACTTGCCGTGCATGTAACAGCTGCAGCCAAACCGGGCTTCAGCCTGGCCGGAGCTGCCTTACGGAGCTACCACTTGGACCCGCCGGAATTCCGGCCGGATTTGCCTCCGCCGCCCCAGGAGGAGCCGCCGGAGGAGCGTCCGCCCCCTCCCCAGGAGGAGCCGCCGGAGGATCGTCCGCCGCCGCCGAAGCCGCCCGAGGAGGGCGGGCCGGAGGACATCCGCTTGCGGGCCTGCTCTCTGCGCTGGCGCTCCCGCATCATTGCAAGCTGGGCCTGACGCTCAGCTTCCTCCTTTTGCCGCACCAGCCGGTTCGCCTCTTCGACGAAGGAGGATATCTGGGCGGCATAGGACCGCCCGAGCGTCTCCAGCTCGTCGAGGTTATAAGGGCGGGCGGCCAGCCTTGACTCAAGCTGTCCGTACTCCGGAAGCGGGCTGGCCTGGAATCTGCTCCGGCCGGCCAAGCCCCTGCTTTCGAGCAGCCGCTGGGCGGAGTCCGCCCGGCTGAGGCCCTCCTGGAACAGGCGCTTCACGCCCTCCAGCCGTCCGTTCAGCTCCTCCAGGCTCTGTGAGACGCTGCTGAACTGCTTCGCCGTCTCCTCCTGCAGCGTAAGCAGCCGGTCCAGCCCGCTCCGGGCATTGTCGTACTCGCCGCGCTCGTCGCTGGTCCACGTCTCAATCTGCGGCACCTCACCTGCACCTTGACGCAGGCGGGCGCCCGAGGCATCCAGCACCTCAGCAATGGATGAGAGATGCTGCTCTGCAAACCGGGTCCGGGCTTCGGCCAGCCGGCTCTGCAGCTCATTACGCCGCTGGGTCAGTCCGCTCCAGCTGCTGCGTACGGTCTCCAGATCACGCCGGTTGCTCTCGCGGAGCTGCGCCTGCCGTTCCGTCATGGCAACCGCCTCCTGAACGAGCATATCCATCGTTGCGGCTATGCTGCGCACCCGGTCCATATCTCCGCTGCGCAGCGGCTCCCGCAGTGTCTCTGCAGCGGCAGCGGCCTGCTCCAGATTATCGTAAGGCCGGACCTTCATGTTGTGCAGTGAATTCTGCTGAATAATCCCGGCAATCTGCGTACGTGCAGCAGAGAGGACGCCATTGAAGCCCTGCAGCTTATCATCATAGATGTCTACATCGCGCAGATCCTGTTCAATCTGCTCCTGCTGCTCCTGGGCCTCTTCCGTAATCTCCTGCGCGGCAATCGGATCAAACAGCTCAAGCTGATCCGCCTTCGCGGTTGCTTCGGCCAGCTCCTTCAGATCCTCGGCAATTTCGTGCAGCTCATAGCCGGTGTCTTTAACGGCATCCTGCAGCTGGCTGTCGAGCTCAGGAGCATCCTTCTTCAGCTCGGTAATCTGCTGCTTGACGTTGCGGTCAGCATCACTGATGACTGCAATCTGCCGTTCCTCCTCCTCCAGCCGGGTGCGGAAGGTATTTACAGTCTGCTCCGCCTGAGCAATTGCAGTCTTAAGCGCAGACAGCTGATAGAATGCCGGCTGCGAACTCCGGTCCGTACTCTGCAGTGCTGATATTTCCACCAGCTGGGCATCTAGCCGTTTGGAAATCCCGTCCACCATCCCACCGGTCTTGCCCTGTACGATGCCCTGGAACGGCTGCAGCGTCTCAATCGCCCGGTTTGTCTGTACTAGCAGGCCAGCCAGCTGGCTCTGGAGTTCGCTAAGCTGTTTGCGGCGGCGCTGTCCGGTGACCAGCACATATAGTGCCAGGGCCAGCAGCGCTGCACCTGCGGCAATTGCCCCGAGGGTCAGCAGCGGCAGGCCTGAGCCGCCGGAAGCTGCTGACCCCGGGCTCCCGCCGCTCAATCCGCCGGAACCTGCAGCCCCTGAGTTCCCGCCGCTGGTGCCTCCGGCCCCTGTGCCTCCGCCGCCTACAGCACCCGTACTTCCTGTCCCTCCGCTGCCCGGACTGCTGCCAAGGGACTGCAGCTCTGTAATCAGCGCGCTGATCCCTCCGGCAAAGTCGCCCTCTCTTGCTGAGGGAATGAAATAGGCGTCTATAATTCCGGTAATAGCGGCGCTCCCCGTTCCTCCTCCCTGGCTCTGCGACCAGGCATTAATGGCATTCTGGAGCGGGGTGTTGATGAAGTTCAGCTCCACCTGCTGATCGCCTGCAGAGATAAGCAGCAGAATATCGCGTGCGGCCAGCCCCCAGCTGTCATAGACATTGCTTGCATAATCGGTCGCATTGGCGCCGTCCAGTGAATCTATAGTCAGCACATGGAAGGTGTAACGGTCACCGGCAGCAGCCTTGGCGATTGCCTCTGCCTCCTGTGTGGAGAGCATTCCGGCATCATCGGTAACTAATCCCTGCTGTCCTGGAAAGCCGGAGGCCTGAGCTCCGGTCATCCACAGCACGCTGAAGATCAGGAATAGAGCAAATATTTTTTTCAAATTGAGCACACTCCGTTCTAAGGGACTATGGCCCGGTTTCTTATTGTGATTATACCCCATAACACCCTTGAATCAAAAAAACCGCACCCCCGTACCACGGGAATGCGGCTGTATCACTGCTATCTGGTTTGCAGGCAGAGTATATATTGCAGTCGGGACTTAATTTCCTTTTGCCATTTCAGGTCTCCGACTTTTACGGCAAGATTGAGCAGATCCAGGTAATCGTCAACCTGTAATGCTGTCCGGGTAGTGGCTGCGTTCATGGGTGTTCAGTCTCCTTTAGCTCAATATAGTGAAGTGAATGAATAGTCTAAATTTAATAATGATAATCATTATCACTGGTTAATGTTATTATCCACACTTTGCCTCTAAAAAGCAATACAAATTTAAAGGTTCTATCTTTATTTCCGTTAAAAGCGGTCCTAGAGCAAGCGCAATTGCACATTTTATCACAATTGGCGGGGAATGAGCAGGAATCCTACCATATTTTGTCGAATAAATTCTGCATACGAGGCCCTTAGCTGATTTAGGGAAGAAGGAGATTTGCGATGAAGCGGTGTACATTTTTGCTTCTGATTAGCATCTTGCTTATGCTGGCACCGTCTGCTGCCGCTCACGCTGAAAGACAGGATATTAAGTACCAGGCAGAACTGGATTATCCGCCGTTTAAGTATATTCAGAACGGGTATCTGACCGGCTTTGATATCGACCTGACAAGCATGATTTTTGAAAAACAGGAGTATCTGATCCGCTACAGCACCGGGGACTGGGAGCAGACCCTCGGGCTGCTGACTGCCGGAGAGATTGATACGACCGGACTTATGGCAGTAACGGAGCAGCGGAAGAAGGATATCCTATTCTCTACACCGGTATTCAAAAGCTACATTTCTGTATATTCACGGCAGACCCTTAAGGACAAGGTGACGCTGGACGCGCTGGGAAACTACAAAGTAGGCGTAGGCAAAAGCCAATATTCCGCAGCAATGCTGCAGAGTAAGGCAGGAATTCCCCAATACATAGAATATCCCACTGTACCGGATGCGCTTAACGCGCTCGAAAGAGGCGAGATTGACCTGCTGTTTGAAAATCAGGGGGTTGTCGACTACCTGATCGTCGAAGGCGGCCTGACAGGAAATGTTATCCGCAAGCTGAGTAATCTGTATCCTGTAGATGTGGCTTATGGTGTAAGCACTTCTTCTCCTGAGCTCGTCCCCTATATTAATGCAAGGCTTGAACATCTTCAGCGTTCCGGAGCCTTCGAGGAATTATACCAGCAGTACTTCTTTTCTCATTCGGCAGCCTATAATGCCATGATTAATGACCGGATTATCTTTGGGATTGTAATCGGCCTGTGCATTCTTCTCTTCGGGGTCGTATCCATCAGAATGTATATCCGGCGGCTGAGACGCACGATTCATGAGGAGCAGGAATTTTTTGAAGATGTGATCGAGCATACAGGAATGATTGTGTGGGCGGTAACCGGAGATAAGCGGACCATGCGCTTTAACCGGTTTGCAGAGAAGATGACCGGACTGAAGGAAGAAGAGGTGCTGGGCAAGAAGCTCGCTGAGCTCCCGGAGCTGGATGGCGGGGTCTCGCTGCTCCGCGACCTGCTGAACCGGGCGGTCTATCAGGATTTTGTCAACAATGTAGAGCTGAAGCTGCCTGAGCATTCACCGGAGGCGAGGTTTTTTTCAATACGGACCACGCTGATCAAAGGAATGGATACCCGGGATGAGAATGTCTACCTTCTGGTGGGGCTTGATATCGACGACTGTAAACAGAATGAACTGAAGCTGCAGCTTAGCTACGAGGAACTGGAATCTACATATGAAGAGCTAACAGCGACAGAGACGGAATTACAGGAGCAGGTATACAGGCTCAGTGTAAATGAACGGCGCCTGCGCCTGACCTCTGAAGGCTCTGGTGCCTATATGTGGGAGCTGGACTGGGAGACCGGGTTCTACAGGCTCTCTGACCGCTGGTACGAGGTTATGGGCTACACTGAGGATGAGGTTAACGGGTTTGATAAAGGAGTTCTCAGTATTATTCACCCTGACGACCGGGAGTCCGCTGATAAAGCAAGAGAGGCGCATCTGAGCGGCAGAACTCCAATCTACGAGACCGAGTACCGCATGCGCACCAAAGATAACCGGTATATCTGGTTCGAAGTGAGAGGCAAGGCCATCGTGGATCCCGATGACAAGCTGAAGCTGTTCAACGGCTCGCTGATTGACATCAGCAGACGCAAGCAGGTTGAATTCAAGCTGAATAACAGCTATCAGGAGCTGGAGGCGACCTATGAGCAGCTTACCGCAACCCAGCAGGAGCTGGTGGAGCAATATGATATGCTGCTGGAAAATCAGAAGCACATGCACAGGCTGGCCTATATGGACTCGCTCAGCAATCTGCCGAACCGCATCTCCCTGCTGGAGGCAATGGAGAACTATTTCCGGCGGCCCGGCGGCAAGGCGGCGCTGCTGTTCGTGGATACCGATAATTTCAAATATATCAATGATACACTGGGCCATAAATCCGGCGATATTCTGATCCGCAAGGCAAGTGAACGGCTGCAGTCACTGGTGGAGGGCGAGGGGATGCTGTCCAGGCTTGGGGGTGACGAGTTTGTCGTCTTTATTGAGGATGCGGATGATCGTGAAGCTGTGCTTCGTCTGGCGGAGAATATTATGCTCGCATTCCGCAGATCCTTCCTGATCGGCGAGAGTAATCTCTATGTGTCTGTCAGCATCGGTATCTCCTTCTATCCGGAAGACGGGGAGACAACCGAAGAGATTCTCAAGAATGCCGATGTGGCAATGTACCGGGCCAAAGAGGAAGGCAAAGGCACCTATGTTATCTATGACAAGTCGATGCACACCGCATTTAATGAACGGATGCATATTGAAAAGCACCTGCGCAGCGCCATGAATAATAATGAGTTCGAGCTGCATTATCAGCCGCAGGCGGATATCAGGACCGGCCGGATCACCGGGTTCGAGGCTCTGATCCGCTGGAACAGTCCGGTGCTCGGGTTTGTATCGCCGCTCTCCTTCATTAAGGTCGCCGAGGATTCCAGGCTGATTATTTACATCGGGGAGTGGGTGCTGCGGGAAGCCTGCAGCTTCATGAAGGGGATACATGATCGTACAGGACAGCTCTACAAAATCTCGGTTAATATCTCCATCATTCAGCTCCTGCAGGATGACTTTGTAGACGTGGTGCTGGACAGCCTGCGGGAAAGCGGGCTTTCACCCAGCTGTCTGGAGCTGGAGATTACGGAATCAATCTTTATGGAATCGTTCGAGAGCACGGTCAGCAAGCTGGAATTCCTCAAGTCGCGCGGCATACGGATCGCCCTGGATGACTTCGGAACGGGTTATTCCTCGCTGAGCTATCTGCAGCAGCTGCCGATCTCCACGCTCAAAATGGACAAAATCTTTATTGATTCTCTGGCTGATCAGGCGTACAGCGAATCCTTTGTTCAGACAATCATTGTGCTTGGGCATAAAATGGGCCTGGATGTAGTAGCCGAGGGAGTGGAGGATGCCAGCCAGCTGGCGTTCCTGAATGAATCGGGCTGTGACAAGGTGCAGGGCTACCTGATCAGCAGGCCTGTACCTCCGCGGGGAGTATGGGAGCTTCTGGAGCAGCAGCCTGGCTGACAGGCCTAAGCCGTCTGCCCGCATAAAAAACCGGATTTGCGCTGTATGCGGATCCGGTTTTTTGCTGTAAATAAGAATGGATTATCGAAGGACGATCCGGTTCTTACCCGTCTTCTTGGCCTCATACAGGGCATCGTCTGCCCGCTGAAAGGTATGGCTCTTCGTATCGGATACCGAAAATTCATGCATGCCGATACTCACTGTGACAGACTCTCCATTCATCTCTTCAACCGGCAGGCCTGCTATGCCTGTCCGGACGCGCTCCATGATACCGTGCGCCTCATTCAGCGGCTTGGCCGTCAGAATCACTACAAATTCCTCCCCGCCATACCGGGCGGCAAAGTCATCAGTACCGATATGCTGCAGAACGACGGCGGCGACCTGCTTGAGCACAATATCTCCCACCCAGTGGCCGTACCGGTCATTCACCTTTTTAAAGTTATCAATATCAAGGACGGCAAGCTGCATCGGAAACGGATTATTCTGCTGGTGATCAATCAGCCAGCCGAGATATTCATGAAAGGTTTTATGGTTATACAGATCGGTCAGCGGATCAATTTTGGACAACCGGTCCATGATGATATTCTGGATGCGCAGATCCTGCTCCGACTTCACGGAATCCTCCAGAGACTGCATAAGATCCCGGCCGCGCCCGATTACCCCGAAACCGGCAAGTGCAGTGCCGCCAAAAATCAAGGCAATCATAATATGCTGAATCCGCAGGGTATATTCGTAAACAGGTGTATTGCTGAATAGCGTGACGATATAGAGCAGACAGATCAGTGAGGAGGCCTTCATATAGCTGCTCTTGAGATAAATCATAGATACAAGCAGGGGCAGCAGCATGATGAGCGGCTTAACCTCATATTCGCTGGTGAGATTGGTTATGATCAGGATGGCATAAATGTGGCTTGCGACGACTATCGAGAATTCTGAGAATACCGGCCTCCATCTAAAGGTGGCTTCCAGAATGAGGAGCAGGATAAGGATGATAGAATCGGGTATCAGTACATGGGTAA
Proteins encoded:
- a CDS encoding EAL domain-containing protein, yielding MKRCTFLLLISILLMLAPSAAAHAERQDIKYQAELDYPPFKYIQNGYLTGFDIDLTSMIFEKQEYLIRYSTGDWEQTLGLLTAGEIDTTGLMAVTEQRKKDILFSTPVFKSYISVYSRQTLKDKVTLDALGNYKVGVGKSQYSAAMLQSKAGIPQYIEYPTVPDALNALERGEIDLLFENQGVVDYLIVEGGLTGNVIRKLSNLYPVDVAYGVSTSSPELVPYINARLEHLQRSGAFEELYQQYFFSHSAAYNAMINDRIIFGIVIGLCILLFGVVSIRMYIRRLRRTIHEEQEFFEDVIEHTGMIVWAVTGDKRTMRFNRFAEKMTGLKEEEVLGKKLAELPELDGGVSLLRDLLNRAVYQDFVNNVELKLPEHSPEARFFSIRTTLIKGMDTRDENVYLLVGLDIDDCKQNELKLQLSYEELESTYEELTATETELQEQVYRLSVNERRLRLTSEGSGAYMWELDWETGFYRLSDRWYEVMGYTEDEVNGFDKGVLSIIHPDDRESADKAREAHLSGRTPIYETEYRMRTKDNRYIWFEVRGKAIVDPDDKLKLFNGSLIDISRRKQVEFKLNNSYQELEATYEQLTATQQELVEQYDMLLENQKHMHRLAYMDSLSNLPNRISLLEAMENYFRRPGGKAALLFVDTDNFKYINDTLGHKSGDILIRKASERLQSLVEGEGMLSRLGGDEFVVFIEDADDREAVLRLAENIMLAFRRSFLIGESNLYVSVSIGISFYPEDGETTEEILKNADVAMYRAKEEGKGTYVIYDKSMHTAFNERMHIEKHLRSAMNNNEFELHYQPQADIRTGRITGFEALIRWNSPVLGFVSPLSFIKVAEDSRLIIYIGEWVLREACSFMKGIHDRTGQLYKISVNISIIQLLQDDFVDVVLDSLRESGLSPSCLELEITESIFMESFESTVSKLEFLKSRGIRIALDDFGTGYSSLSYLQQLPISTLKMDKIFIDSLADQAYSESFVQTIIVLGHKMGLDVVAEGVEDASQLAFLNESGCDKVQGYLISRPVPPRGVWELLEQQPG
- a CDS encoding GGDEF domain-containing protein, which encodes MHIPPPTPRQSYWNRVLLNTFWMVLLVYLASQLFISLSMWGHRPEFTDRQYFVTHVLIPDSIILILLLILEATFRWRPVFSEFSIVVASHIYAILIITNLTSEYEVKPLIMLLPLLVSMIYLKSSYMKASSLICLLYIVTLFSNTPVYEYTLRIQHIMIALIFGGTALAGFGVIGRGRDLMQSLEDSVKSEQDLRIQNIIMDRLSKIDPLTDLYNHKTFHEYLGWLIDHQQNNPFPMQLAVLDIDNFKKVNDRYGHWVGDIVLKQVAAVVLQHIGTDDFAARYGGEEFVVILTAKPLNEAHGIMERVRTGIAGLPVEEMNGESVTVSIGMHEFSVSDTKSHTFQRADDALYEAKKTGKNRIVLR
- a CDS encoding TPM domain-containing protein codes for the protein MKKIFALFLIFSVLWMTGAQASGFPGQQGLVTDDAGMLSTQEAEAIAKAAAGDRYTFHVLTIDSLDGANATDYASNVYDSWGLAARDILLLISAGDQQVELNFINTPLQNAINAWSQSQGGGTGSAAITGIIDAYFIPSAREGDFAGGISALITELQSLGSSPGSGGTGSTGAVGGGGTGAGGTSGGNSGAAGSGGLSGGSPGSAASGGSGLPLLTLGAIAAGAALLALALYVLVTGQRRRKQLSELQSQLAGLLVQTNRAIETLQPFQGIVQGKTGGMVDGISKRLDAQLVEISALQSTDRSSQPAFYQLSALKTAIAQAEQTVNTFRTRLEEEERQIAVISDADRNVKQQITELKKDAPELDSQLQDAVKDTGYELHEIAEDLKELAEATAKADQLELFDPIAAQEITEEAQEQQEQIEQDLRDVDIYDDKLQGFNGVLSAARTQIAGIIQQNSLHNMKVRPYDNLEQAAAAAETLREPLRSGDMDRVRSIAATMDMLVQEAVAMTERQAQLRESNRRDLETVRSSWSGLTQRRNELQSRLAEARTRFAEQHLSSIAEVLDASGARLRQGAGEVPQIETWTSDERGEYDNARSGLDRLLTLQEETAKQFSSVSQSLEELNGRLEGVKRLFQEGLSRADSAQRLLESRGLAGRSRFQASPLPEYGQLESRLAARPYNLDELETLGRSYAAQISSFVEEANRLVRQKEEAERQAQLAMMRERQRREQARKRMSSGPPSSGGFGGGGRSSGGSSWGGGGRSSGGSSWGGGGKSGRNSGGSKW